The following proteins come from a genomic window of Mammaliicoccus sp. Marseille-Q6498:
- a CDS encoding terminase TerL endonuclease subunit: MNKPNEVTEYINLWREGKILFNKERIELVEHLEKRVFVRDDIYFDKNHIDNFVKFAEKYYFKLNAFQKFLIAFVFLKYKEDDALFYEQFFIMMARGAGKNGLISALSHYFISGLHEINNYNISIVATSEEQAKTSFEEVFNCIKTHDLNDVFDNRKAHITSYETNSYIKYRTSNASTKDGLRDGCVIYDEIAAYENWDTVNVFSSGLGKVKHPREFFISTDGFTRDGFIDKMKDRVKEILNGSELDDPMFPFICKLDDPKEVDDIKMWEKANPMFCEPRSDYAKGLFRKVHIQYKQLANNPSNRPEFMTKRMNLPEVDLSLSIAQWDDILATNRRIPPLDYKQCVGGMDFADIRDFASVGLLFKQNDEYIWKSHSFVRQGFLNNVNLKVPINEWADSGLLTIVDEPVIDIQHIVNWFVEMREQYNLTVICADMYRLDIVKKALENEGFEFIYVRNPKSIQSILAPRVETLFSQHRLIYGDNPLMRWYTNNVLVTVKKDGNKIYEKKDEVRRKTDGFQAFIHALWVADTYLADDEDDFDMSDINF, translated from the coding sequence TTGAATAAGCCAAATGAAGTAACTGAATATATAAACTTGTGGCGTGAAGGCAAGATATTATTCAATAAAGAACGAATAGAATTAGTTGAGCATTTAGAAAAAAGAGTGTTTGTGAGAGACGACATTTATTTTGATAAAAACCATATAGATAATTTCGTTAAATTTGCAGAAAAGTATTATTTTAAACTGAACGCATTCCAAAAATTCTTAATAGCATTTGTTTTCTTGAAGTATAAAGAAGACGATGCTCTTTTTTATGAACAGTTTTTCATTATGATGGCACGTGGTGCAGGTAAGAATGGATTGATAAGTGCATTATCGCATTACTTCATAAGTGGTTTGCATGAAATCAACAATTACAACATATCTATTGTAGCAACGTCAGAAGAACAAGCGAAAACTTCATTTGAAGAAGTATTCAATTGTATTAAAACCCATGACCTAAACGACGTGTTTGATAACAGGAAAGCTCATATCACTTCATATGAAACAAACTCATACATTAAATACAGGACATCCAACGCCAGTACAAAAGATGGTTTGCGTGATGGTTGCGTTATTTATGATGAAATAGCAGCATATGAAAATTGGGACACAGTAAATGTGTTTAGTTCGGGTTTAGGTAAAGTCAAACATCCACGTGAATTCTTCATCAGTACAGACGGTTTCACACGTGATGGTTTCATAGATAAAATGAAAGACCGTGTAAAAGAAATATTAAATGGGTCGGAGCTAGACGACCCAATGTTCCCGTTCATTTGTAAGTTAGATGACCCTAAAGAAGTAGATGATATAAAAATGTGGGAGAAAGCAAATCCTATGTTTTGTGAACCACGTTCCGATTATGCTAAAGGGTTATTCAGAAAAGTCCACATTCAATATAAGCAATTGGCAAACAATCCATCAAATCGTCCAGAGTTTATGACGAAGCGCATGAACTTACCAGAAGTGGACTTATCACTTTCGATTGCACAATGGGATGACATATTAGCAACAAATAGAAGAATACCACCATTGGATTATAAACAGTGTGTGGGAGGTATGGACTTTGCGGATATTCGAGATTTTGCAAGTGTCGGCTTATTGTTCAAACAAAACGATGAGTATATTTGGAAATCTCATTCTTTTGTTAGACAAGGGTTTTTAAATAACGTCAATTTGAAAGTGCCTATAAACGAATGGGCAGATTCGGGATTACTCACAATTGTTGATGAACCTGTAATCGATATTCAACATATTGTAAATTGGTTTGTTGAGATGAGAGAACAATATAATCTAACGGTTATATGTGCCGATATGTATAGATTAGATATCGTTAAAAAGGCATTAGAAAATGAAGGATTTGAATTTATATATGTAAGAAATCCAAAATCAATTCAATCCATATTAGCACCACGTGTTGAAACGCTATTCAGTCAACATAGGTTAATATATGGCGATAATCCTTTGATGCGCTGGTATACGAACAATGTTTTGGTGACCGTCAAAAAAGATGGCAACAAGATATATGAAAAGAAAGATGAAGTAAGACGTAAAACAGATGGATTCCAAGCCTTCATACATGCTCTATGGGTAGCAGATACTTATTTGGCTGACGATGAAGATGATTTTGATATGTCTGACATTAATTTCTAA
- a CDS encoding P27 family phage terminase small subunit, which produces MKNELKIKKHLLTLIDKDNPVQVEKVDRYVNLLKIFYELDKNIKEHGTMVETVNATQQFLKANPAVAEKNKVNGSLLALEKSFGFDSKVDEEPKKRTSGDLI; this is translated from the coding sequence ATGAAAAATGAATTGAAAATTAAAAAACATTTATTAACTTTAATAGATAAAGATAATCCTGTTCAAGTTGAGAAAGTTGATCGCTATGTAAATTTACTCAAGATATTTTATGAACTGGATAAAAATATAAAAGAACATGGCACGATGGTCGAAACAGTCAACGCTACTCAACAATTCTTAAAAGCTAATCCCGCAGTAGCAGAAAAGAATAAAGTAAATGGCTCACTTCTTGCACTAGAAAAATCGTTCGGTTTCGATTCTAAGGTTGATGAAGAACCGAAGAAACGAACGTCAGGTGATTTAATTTGA
- a CDS encoding HNH endonuclease, protein MRFYKSKAWRETREQVLKRDNYECQECKKQGKVSTINPNKHKSLDVDHIKELDSHPDLAYDMDNLVTLCIACHNRKHNRNYKSWSRKPNKWEKDEMW, encoded by the coding sequence ATGAGGTTCTATAAATCAAAAGCATGGCGTGAGACAAGAGAACAAGTGTTAAAGCGTGATAACTACGAATGTCAAGAGTGTAAGAAACAAGGTAAGGTGTCAACTATTAATCCTAATAAGCATAAATCATTAGATGTTGACCATATTAAAGAATTAGATTCACATCCTGACCTTGCATATGACATGGATAATCTCGTTACACTTTGCATTGCTTGTCATAATCGAAAGCATAATAGGAATTATAAGTCATGGTCGAGAAAACCTAATAAATGGGAAAAAGATGAAATGTGGTAA
- a CDS encoding thioredoxin family protein has product MSKLYMFSTSHCTKCPEVKEALSEKDVEVEYIDAEQTPELAMKYLIMSVPSIVDDREHAEDKYIGQEQCLAFVNTL; this is encoded by the coding sequence ATGAGTAAATTATACATGTTTAGCACATCACACTGCACAAAATGTCCAGAGGTAAAAGAAGCGTTAAGTGAGAAAGATGTAGAGGTAGAATATATAGATGCAGAACAAACACCAGAACTAGCGATGAAATATTTAATTATGAGTGTGCCTTCTATTGTAGACGACAGAGAGCATGCAGAAGATAAGTATATAGGACAAGAACAGTGCTTAGCGTTTGTGAATACATTATAG
- a CDS encoding MazG-like family protein, which translates to MNQLIKQVEQWSIDKGLDKGNPDRQALKFYEEAGEIGAALSRNRMDDLKDGIGDTIVTLIILAQQHGMTIEECLQYAYDEIKGRKGKTINGTFIKESDLS; encoded by the coding sequence ATGAATCAGTTAATCAAACAAGTAGAGCAATGGTCAATAGATAAAGGATTAGACAAAGGTAATCCAGATAGACAAGCATTAAAATTTTATGAAGAAGCTGGAGAAATAGGTGCAGCACTTTCGCGCAACAGAATGGACGATTTAAAAGACGGTATAGGCGATACAATTGTCACATTGATTATACTAGCACAACAACATGGAATGACGATTGAGGAGTGTTTACAGTACGCATATGACGAGATTAAAGGAAGAAAAGGAAAGACTATCAATGGAACGTTCATCAAAGAATCAGATCTGTCGTAA
- a CDS encoding DUF1024 family protein yields the protein MTYEKDVVGALINIGMQYNSNAHYEMADEVEEVYDKARAFDEILKLEKETSLYSVVGKEDAELGTETRKIIDKYMEDK from the coding sequence ATGACGTATGAGAAAGATGTAGTGGGTGCATTAATAAACATAGGCATGCAGTATAACAGTAACGCACATTATGAGATGGCGGATGAAGTTGAAGAAGTCTACGATAAAGCTAGAGCGTTTGATGAAATATTGAAATTAGAAAAAGAAACAAGTTTATATTCTGTCGTAGGCAAGGAAGATGCGGAATTAGGGACAGAGACAAGAAAAATTATAGATAAATATATGGAGGACAAATAA
- a CDS encoding DUF3269 family protein: MFTVIPGEVTNTLLGMPQTPFVRQEYKFTNSELANFKATHDLKLEQELNDQLSIFDI; the protein is encoded by the coding sequence ATGTTTACTGTAATACCTGGTGAAGTTACGAACACATTACTAGGTATGCCACAAACACCATTTGTGAGACAAGAATATAAGTTTACTAATAGTGAATTAGCAAATTTTAAAGCAACGCATGATTTGAAACTAGAACAAGAATTGAATGATCAGTTAAGTATATTTGATATATAA
- a CDS encoding DUF3310 domain-containing protein codes for MTRLNKKDVDFYGTLKNIKRVLATLSDCTSPDYDGTKIYLPECNDFGKRMTDYYTLATDEEDTEVPTIQYINDMYNESEEILSHDPVNKPSHYKLGNHEVKDIVSLVADKYHKGSVAHNVASALEYQMRAPDKNGIEDIKKARKCLDFAIENWE; via the coding sequence GTGACTAGGCTTAACAAGAAAGATGTAGATTTTTATGGAACATTAAAAAACATAAAAAGAGTATTAGCAACTTTAAGTGATTGTACATCACCAGATTACGATGGAACGAAAATATATTTACCAGAATGTAATGATTTTGGTAAACGTATGACTGACTACTATACCTTAGCAACTGACGAAGAAGATACGGAAGTGCCAACCATTCAATATATCAATGATATGTATAACGAAAGTGAAGAAATTTTATCACACGACCCAGTAAATAAACCAAGTCATTACAAGCTAGGCAACCACGAAGTTAAAGATATTGTCTCACTTGTGGCTGATAAATATCATAAAGGTTCTGTGGCGCATAACGTAGCAAGTGCGTTGGAATATCAAATGAGAGCGCCTGATAAGAACGGGATTGAAGATATTAAGAAGGCTCGTAAATGTTTAGATTTCGCTATTGAGAATTGGGAGTGA
- a CDS encoding HNH endonuclease, with product MRKERTGKTIYMYEPLYNKLTPTTYKEIAGWLGVGNDTAKSYGAKKLYHHKIQAYILKDKPTVTDKKKMIFDMKYDDEQWRKTPYENIEISSKGRVRNISREGYKSIVMIKKNKRDISFFYENKRVNIRRLMYETFIGSIPNGYVVTSKSSVREDISPENLKLMKLKEIMIKKSISAVSKPVVFLDERGNFIDEYKNVVTASEDTFYDKNTIGRVCNGQIKVPRTVGYANAFMWADEYYEKVGVC from the coding sequence ATGAGAAAAGAGCGAACAGGTAAGACAATATACATGTACGAACCTTTGTACAACAAACTTACACCAACGACTTATAAAGAGATTGCTGGATGGTTAGGTGTAGGAAATGACACTGCTAAGTCATACGGTGCGAAAAAGTTATACCACCATAAAATACAAGCTTATATTTTAAAAGATAAGCCGACTGTAACTGATAAAAAGAAAATGATATTTGATATGAAATATGATGATGAGCAATGGCGTAAAACACCATATGAAAATATTGAGATAAGTTCAAAAGGTAGAGTGAGAAATATATCTCGAGAGGGTTATAAGTCGATTGTAATGATTAAGAAGAATAAGAGGGATATATCATTCTTTTATGAAAACAAACGTGTGAATATACGTAGGTTGATGTATGAAACATTTATTGGATCTATTCCAAATGGATATGTTGTAACAAGTAAAAGCAGCGTGAGAGAAGATATATCTCCAGAAAACTTAAAACTCATGAAATTAAAAGAAATCATGATAAAAAAATCTATAAGTGCAGTAAGTAAACCAGTTGTATTTTTAGATGAACGAGGAAATTTCATTGATGAATATAAAAACGTTGTAACTGCTAGTGAAGATACATTTTACGACAAAAATACGATAGGCAGAGTATGTAACGGTCAAATAAAAGTACCTAGAACAGTTGGATACGCCAATGCATTTATGTGGGCAGATGAATATTATGAGAAAGTTGGTGTGTGCTGA
- a CDS encoding VRR-NUC domain-containing protein: MTNPETIIQNNIILELNKRNHRLWRANAGKIKTEQGAWIKLLPKGFPDTLGFRNSDGKFIAIEVKTQSGKLREEQKRFRDFAINQPIIYGVARSVEDAIDIVENGKELIQ; this comes from the coding sequence ATGACCAATCCAGAAACGATTATTCAAAATAATATTATTCTTGAACTTAATAAACGTAACCATAGATTGTGGAGAGCGAACGCAGGAAAAATCAAAACCGAACAGGGTGCATGGATTAAATTATTACCTAAAGGATTTCCAGATACGCTAGGTTTTAGAAATAGTGACGGAAAATTCATAGCGATTGAAGTAAAAACACAAAGTGGAAAGCTAAGAGAAGAACAAAAGCGATTTAGAGATTTTGCAATTAATCAACCAATTATATATGGCGTCGCAAGAAGTGTTGAAGATGCTATCGATATAGTTGAAAACGGAAAAGAGTTGATCCAATGA
- a CDS encoding phage/plasmid primase, P4 family — protein sequence MVNKQSFPDELKQINNWCVWKYEQRGNSKPTKVPYNAETGERAKSNDSSTWCSFETAYGSFVNNNADGIGFFFKEPYVGIDLDDIEDAVHRFKKNDHTDNIVSEFYEAFKSYTEVSPSGTGIHIIIKGKIPGDRRRKGNVEMYENGRFFTMTGNSLGKYSDVTEVSYQVFQSIYDKYLKTNVVNYPTKTKTINFHTLNESEIINEILSSKQSTKFQDFMRGDWHKYYSSQSEADMGFANLLAFWCAKDYSQMDSIFRQSGMYRDKWDAKRKDSTYGEQTLFKAIHETADVYTPKAEVEVKPLEYALNFLEETKKEEKKEFPPRSWDDTGNADRFIDRYGDLYKYSYTKKNFYVYDGAKWREDTAGSIRTLIDKLVDDLKNEKLVVPDDLKGEEEEKIQSEFAKFRKRTRGTTAKKNIVDELKHRRPIQQDEFDKDDMLLNILDGYLNLTSGEHKKHDIKKMFSLQANTEYSEKIEPTVWLSFLDDIFAGDKEVIKFIQKALGYSLTGSIREQIMFVLHGNGRNGKSIFVETISEILGDYSSNIQADSLMVKQNKGGANSDIARLNNVRFVTSSEPNEGFRFDEGLIKQLTGGDKITARFLYGTEFEYTPNFKIWISTNHKPIIRGTDDGIWRRLALIPFDVKIPDHKVDKELKYKLLRESPAILNWMVEGAYLWMKEGLTIPEKIANANKDYRAEMDVLEHFIEDTCRKNENSTAQAGELFEAYKKWADESGEYKMNKNQFGKKMKEKFEAKRTQYGIVYKDLEIIQKFPGIQGIL from the coding sequence ATGGTAAACAAACAATCATTTCCTGATGAATTAAAACAAATAAATAACTGGTGTGTGTGGAAGTATGAACAACGTGGAAACAGTAAACCTACTAAAGTTCCGTACAACGCAGAAACTGGAGAACGTGCTAAATCCAACGATTCAAGCACATGGTGTTCATTTGAAACTGCATATGGAAGTTTTGTAAATAACAATGCTGATGGCATAGGGTTCTTTTTTAAAGAGCCTTATGTAGGCATTGATTTAGATGACATTGAAGATGCAGTTCATAGATTCAAGAAAAATGATCACACAGATAATATTGTATCTGAATTCTACGAAGCGTTTAAAAGTTATACAGAAGTTAGCCCATCTGGTACAGGTATCCACATCATTATTAAAGGTAAGATACCAGGCGATAGAAGAAGAAAAGGCAATGTTGAAATGTATGAAAATGGCCGTTTCTTTACTATGACTGGTAATTCATTAGGCAAATATTCAGATGTAACAGAAGTTTCATATCAAGTATTTCAATCAATTTACGATAAATATTTAAAAACAAATGTCGTTAATTATCCGACAAAAACTAAAACAATTAATTTTCACACATTGAATGAATCAGAAATCATCAATGAAATACTAAGTTCAAAACAATCTACAAAATTTCAAGACTTCATGCGTGGAGATTGGCATAAGTATTATTCATCACAATCAGAAGCAGATATGGGTTTTGCTAATTTATTAGCTTTCTGGTGTGCAAAGGATTACTCACAAATGGATAGTATATTCAGACAATCTGGAATGTATCGAGATAAGTGGGACGCAAAACGTAAAGATTCCACATACGGAGAACAAACATTATTTAAAGCTATACATGAAACTGCTGATGTCTATACACCTAAAGCAGAAGTAGAAGTTAAACCTTTAGAATACGCATTAAACTTTTTAGAAGAAACAAAAAAAGAAGAGAAGAAAGAATTCCCTCCAAGAAGTTGGGATGATACAGGTAATGCCGATCGATTTATAGACAGATATGGAGATTTATATAAGTACAGTTATACGAAAAAGAATTTCTATGTCTATGACGGCGCTAAATGGAGAGAAGACACTGCAGGGTCCATTAGAACATTAATCGATAAATTAGTTGATGATTTGAAGAATGAAAAGTTAGTTGTTCCAGATGACTTAAAGGGTGAAGAAGAAGAAAAAATACAATCAGAATTCGCAAAATTCAGAAAAAGAACGAGAGGCACAACTGCTAAAAAGAACATTGTTGATGAACTTAAGCATAGAAGACCCATTCAACAAGATGAATTCGATAAGGACGATATGCTACTCAATATTTTAGATGGATATTTAAACCTCACGAGTGGAGAACATAAAAAACACGATATTAAGAAAATGTTTAGTTTACAAGCTAATACAGAGTATTCAGAGAAGATAGAACCAACTGTTTGGCTTTCATTCTTAGACGATATTTTTGCAGGAGATAAGGAGGTTATTAAATTTATTCAAAAAGCATTAGGTTATTCTCTTACAGGAAGCATCAGAGAGCAAATAATGTTCGTTCTGCATGGTAATGGTCGGAATGGTAAAAGTATCTTCGTAGAAACAATTTCAGAGATATTAGGGGACTATTCAAGCAATATTCAAGCCGATTCATTAATGGTTAAACAAAATAAAGGTGGAGCGAACTCGGATATCGCACGATTGAATAATGTAAGGTTCGTGACTTCTTCTGAACCGAATGAGGGTTTTAGATTTGATGAGGGACTGATAAAGCAATTAACTGGTGGAGATAAAATCACAGCACGCTTTTTATACGGTACAGAATTCGAATATACACCTAATTTCAAAATATGGATAAGCACTAACCACAAGCCGATTATTAGAGGTACTGACGATGGCATTTGGAGAAGATTAGCATTGATACCATTCGATGTGAAAATTCCAGATCATAAAGTAGATAAGGAATTGAAATATAAATTATTGAGAGAGAGTCCTGCAATTCTTAATTGGATGGTAGAGGGTGCTTACCTTTGGATGAAAGAAGGTTTAACAATACCAGAGAAAATCGCAAATGCGAACAAAGATTATCGTGCTGAAATGGATGTGTTAGAACATTTTATCGAAGATACATGTAGGAAAAATGAAAATAGTACTGCTCAAGCAGGAGAATTATTTGAGGCTTATAAAAAATGGGCTGACGAGAGTGGAGAGTACAAAATGAACAAGAATCAATTCGGTAAAAAAATGAAAGAGAAATTTGAAGCCAAACGAACTCAATATGGAATCGTTTATAAAGATTTAGAAATTATACAAAAATTTCCTGGTATACAAGGTATTTTATAA
- a CDS encoding DUF669 domain-containing protein, which produces MTLFTTNYSEVQEGGNYSPLPTGEYEMIIAKVSEHATPNGKESMQFDLIVRNDLKAVKGLEKTNAQYADRHVFHDEWKRNTKDGAYKYEQNNFMYYLKAAGIPEGTAINSLDELFQLLTNKPVRVYVKKETNVYKGEEQEQNKVAPWGFKASEYQQVNHQFKEKQEQTQAQNTQPAEEIDYGF; this is translated from the coding sequence ATGACATTATTTACAACTAACTATTCAGAGGTACAAGAAGGCGGAAACTACTCACCATTACCAACTGGTGAATACGAAATGATTATTGCAAAAGTATCAGAACATGCTACACCAAACGGTAAAGAATCAATGCAATTCGATTTAATCGTAAGAAACGATTTGAAAGCAGTTAAAGGATTAGAAAAAACGAACGCACAATATGCTGATAGACACGTATTTCATGATGAGTGGAAACGTAATACGAAAGATGGGGCATACAAATATGAACAAAATAATTTCATGTACTACCTAAAAGCTGCAGGTATTCCCGAAGGTACTGCAATCAATAGTTTAGACGAATTATTCCAACTATTAACGAATAAACCAGTAAGAGTGTATGTAAAGAAAGAAACGAACGTATACAAAGGTGAAGAGCAAGAACAAAACAAAGTAGCACCATGGGGCTTTAAAGCTTCTGAATATCAACAAGTAAACCACCAATTTAAAGAAAAACAAGAACAAACGCAAGCACAAAATACACAACCTGCAGAGGAAATAGACTACGGATTCTAG
- a CDS encoding DEAD/DEAH box helicase, giving the protein MVIEVYLYSRLPGSGKSVIIADIIKKASLRKNKVLFLVHRKELADQITDTLKFHGTDMNEVNVMTIVKAKNRLSILPKPKIIVTDETHHSKASTYQTVYDHFPDSILLGFSATPWRMNGTGFTDTYDTAIFGKSVKWLIDNEKLAPFKYLSVKLLDDKNLKKQHGEYTNKSIDDAFETGIYGDVVDNYIKHANGKKAILYAHKVQASIDFAKEFKEKGINAVHADAKTPKAERDKIMKDFKEGNIQVLCNVDLISEGFDVPDCTCVIQARPTSSLVLYMQQAMRSMRYQPNKQATIIDHVGNYTRHGLPDQEHDWEKYFKGGYKKKKSSNTSEGPTLKDCDICYTVFEVTPTTKSCPSCGNEIVPEEKDLQKIDAELEEITNFKIDYTLVNYNQKEQSELETLEDYYLFAKARNFKESWIKFASPQAKNMNWPQFYAELKPLKQKYNY; this is encoded by the coding sequence ATGGTAATAGAGGTGTACTTATACAGTCGCCTCCCTGGTTCAGGCAAGTCGGTCATTATCGCAGACATTATCAAAAAGGCTAGTTTACGAAAAAATAAAGTTTTGTTTTTAGTCCACAGAAAAGAGTTAGCAGATCAAATTACAGACACATTAAAGTTTCACGGTACAGATATGAATGAAGTAAATGTTATGACAATTGTTAAAGCTAAAAACAGATTAAGTATATTACCTAAACCAAAAATAATTGTGACTGATGAAACGCATCACAGTAAAGCAAGCACATATCAAACAGTGTACGATCATTTTCCAGATTCAATATTATTAGGATTTTCGGCTACTCCTTGGAGAATGAATGGCACAGGTTTTACAGACACTTACGATACAGCTATTTTTGGTAAGTCTGTTAAATGGTTAATTGATAATGAAAAATTAGCACCATTCAAATATCTAAGTGTGAAATTACTTGATGATAAAAATTTAAAAAAGCAACACGGAGAATACACAAACAAATCTATAGATGATGCGTTTGAGACAGGTATATACGGCGATGTAGTCGATAACTATATTAAACATGCAAATGGGAAGAAAGCTATTCTATATGCTCATAAAGTACAAGCAAGCATAGATTTTGCAAAGGAGTTTAAAGAGAAAGGCATTAATGCAGTACATGCAGATGCTAAAACACCAAAAGCAGAACGCGACAAAATTATGAAAGATTTTAAGGAAGGTAATATTCAAGTTTTATGTAACGTAGATTTAATCAGTGAAGGTTTCGACGTACCAGATTGTACTTGCGTTATACAAGCAAGACCAACATCATCATTAGTCCTATATATGCAACAAGCAATGAGGTCTATGCGTTATCAACCTAATAAACAAGCAACCATTATAGATCATGTAGGTAACTATACAAGACACGGTCTTCCTGACCAAGAACACGATTGGGAGAAGTATTTTAAAGGCGGTTATAAAAAGAAAAAGTCGAGCAATACTTCAGAAGGACCAACACTTAAGGATTGTGACATTTGCTATACGGTATTTGAAGTTACACCTACAACAAAATCATGTCCGTCTTGTGGCAACGAAATTGTGCCAGAAGAAAAAGATTTACAAAAAATCGATGCAGAATTAGAAGAAATTACAAATTTCAAAATTGATTACACGTTAGTCAACTACAACCAAAAAGAACAATCAGAATTAGAAACTTTAGAAGATTACTATTTATTCGCTAAAGCAAGAAATTTTAAAGAATCATGGATTAAATTTGCAAGCCCACAAGCTAAAAATATGAATTGGCCACAGTTCTATGCAGAACTAAAACCATTAAAACAAAAATATAACTATTAA
- a CDS encoding AAA family ATPase, giving the protein MALNIKRAKDIKEPIHTYMIYANPGMGKTTALKFIPGKKLILDVDKSSSVLKGVEDIGIVEVDTYDVWEDWMNTVKTLLTEPESHKDYDVIVIDNISELFRSTLTNLGRMGKNNRVPSQADYQRVDFTILDSLRALQNLNKTLVFTAWETTDNYQHESGQSFTRSMPDIRPKILNNFLGLCDVVGRLVITEDAEGNEKRGFILQPNNSTYAKNRLSDAKGCKVEELFEKTVGKDGEERHV; this is encoded by the coding sequence ATGGCTTTGAATATAAAAAGAGCTAAAGATATTAAAGAACCTATCCACACATATATGATTTATGCAAATCCAGGAATGGGAAAAACAACAGCCCTTAAATTCATACCAGGTAAAAAATTAATTTTAGATGTTGATAAATCTTCGTCAGTTTTAAAAGGAGTTGAAGATATAGGAATTGTTGAAGTTGACACATATGATGTGTGGGAAGACTGGATGAACACAGTAAAAACTTTACTAACTGAACCTGAATCACATAAAGATTATGACGTTATCGTCATTGATAACATTTCAGAATTATTTAGATCTACCTTAACGAATCTAGGACGTATGGGAAAAAATAATCGTGTGCCTTCACAAGCAGATTATCAACGTGTTGATTTTACAATATTAGATAGTTTAAGAGCGTTACAGAATTTAAATAAAACATTGGTATTTACTGCATGGGAAACAACAGATAACTATCAACACGAATCTGGGCAATCATTTACAAGAAGTATGCCAGACATAAGACCAAAAATTTTAAATAACTTTTTAGGATTGTGTGATGTGGTAGGACGATTAGTTATTACAGAAGATGCAGAAGGTAATGAAAAACGGGGGTTTATCCTACAACCAAATAATAGTACTTATGCAAAAAACAGGTTAAGTGATGCTAAAGGTTGCAAAGTAGAAGAACTGTTTGAAAAAACGGTAGGCAAGGACGGTGAAGAGCGACATGTATAA
- a CDS encoding siphovirus Gp157 family protein yields MSTLFNLSDQYKQVLELIQENGEEQVLTDTLESINDSIEAKADGYIAVSKTLEAENDAIDVEIKRLQERKKINQNGIERLKTTLLDAMEYTGKTKFKTELHNYSIRNNAPSIQIKDDTKIPKQFYVEQEPKLDKRELLKFVKDNGEFDGVELKRSKSLGVR; encoded by the coding sequence ATGTCAACTTTATTTAATCTATCAGATCAATACAAACAAGTGTTAGAACTCATTCAAGAAAATGGAGAAGAACAAGTATTAACAGACACTTTAGAATCAATTAATGATTCGATCGAAGCTAAGGCAGACGGATATATCGCAGTATCTAAAACATTAGAGGCAGAGAATGACGCAATAGATGTTGAGATTAAGAGGTTGCAAGAACGCAAGAAAATCAACCAGAACGGTATAGAACGTTTAAAAACTACTTTACTAGATGCAATGGAATATACAGGTAAAACTAAATTCAAAACTGAATTACACAATTACAGTATTAGAAACAATGCACCTTCAATACAAATTAAAGATGATACTAAAATACCGAAACAATTCTATGTAGAACAAGAACCAAAATTAGATAAACGAGAATTACTTAAATTCGTAAAAGATAATGGCGAGTTCGACGGTGTAGAACTCAAACGTAGTAAATCATTGGGGGTTAGATAA